In one Moritella sp. 5 genomic region, the following are encoded:
- a CDS encoding M4 family metallopeptidase produces MMANKKFILSAVAFSLLSSVNTIAAERVNLRDSMQKLATATLIDPGILASAPAQLLGLSRNDGLRVIKTYLNNNGDTITRYQQTYFGLPVIGEQAVISHNKNGFFKRAHGAVLNNIADDIFDITPLMTKVDALLRAKRLSIPASPLVISQSIVTENETSRLAVWQDDDGVARLVYEVSFFQIADEPSRPYYIIDAQSGEVLRYLENLQTADATGPGGNYKTAKYRYGSDFKALNVSQSGDTCTMSNEHLKTVNLNHEKEGATAFSFTCPENTVKQINGAYSPLNDAHFFGGVIFDMYNDWLNISPLTSQLVMRVHYDNNYENAFWNGESMTFGDGADTFYPLVSLDVSAHEVSHGFTEQNSGLVYSGKSGGLNESFSDMAGEAAEFYMHGSNDWLVGAQILKGSGALRSMSDPTMDGKSIDNQADYRYLMNVHHSSGVYNKAFYNLATTSGWDTEKAFVLYATANQLYWTPNSNWDDAGNGVMDAACDLGYSVDDVLASLTAVGIVADVKDDSECSVTPPPAIEIDRVESNISTSLFRPAHFKQELDEGYTRLTVTLAGGTGNADLYVKHGDKSLFSKSDCISKTPSNIETCVIDNPKAGIWKIDIRSYGSTSDVILNIQAK; encoded by the coding sequence ATGATGGCGAATAAGAAGTTTATACTTTCTGCAGTTGCGTTTAGTCTCCTTAGTTCTGTAAATACAATTGCGGCAGAAAGAGTTAATTTACGTGATAGTATGCAGAAGCTAGCAACGGCTACATTAATAGACCCCGGCATATTAGCGAGTGCACCTGCACAACTCTTAGGGCTGTCACGGAACGACGGTTTAAGAGTGATTAAAACATATCTAAATAATAATGGAGATACGATCACCCGTTATCAGCAAACCTACTTTGGGTTACCTGTTATTGGTGAACAGGCTGTTATATCTCATAATAAGAATGGCTTTTTTAAACGTGCTCACGGTGCAGTATTAAATAATATTGCTGATGATATTTTTGATATCACACCATTGATGACAAAAGTAGATGCACTGTTAAGAGCGAAACGCTTAAGTATACCTGCAAGTCCATTAGTCATTAGTCAATCGATTGTAACGGAAAATGAAACGTCGCGACTTGCAGTTTGGCAGGATGATGATGGCGTTGCTAGGTTAGTATATGAAGTGAGTTTCTTTCAAATTGCAGATGAGCCCTCACGTCCTTATTATATTATTGATGCTCAGTCGGGTGAAGTACTTAGATATTTAGAGAACTTACAAACAGCAGATGCAACAGGCCCTGGCGGTAATTATAAAACAGCGAAGTATCGTTATGGTAGTGATTTTAAAGCGCTAAATGTGAGTCAGTCTGGTGACACCTGTACGATGAGCAATGAACACTTGAAAACGGTGAATTTAAATCATGAAAAGGAAGGGGCCACTGCATTCAGTTTTACCTGCCCAGAGAATACCGTTAAGCAGATTAATGGCGCTTATTCACCACTTAACGATGCACACTTTTTTGGTGGTGTCATTTTTGATATGTATAACGATTGGCTAAATATTTCTCCGTTAACATCACAGTTAGTGATGCGCGTTCATTATGATAACAATTATGAGAATGCGTTTTGGAATGGTGAATCGATGACCTTTGGTGATGGTGCCGATACCTTCTATCCTTTGGTTAGTTTAGATGTATCAGCGCATGAGGTGAGCCATGGTTTTACAGAGCAAAACTCTGGGCTAGTATACTCAGGTAAGTCTGGTGGTTTAAATGAATCATTCTCAGATATGGCTGGTGAAGCGGCTGAATTTTATATGCATGGCAGTAATGATTGGTTGGTCGGTGCTCAAATACTGAAAGGTAGTGGTGCGTTACGGTCTATGAGTGATCCGACGATGGATGGTAAATCGATCGATAACCAAGCGGATTATCGTTATCTTATGAATGTTCATCATAGCTCGGGCGTGTATAACAAAGCGTTTTATAACTTAGCGACAACGTCTGGCTGGGATACTGAGAAAGCATTTGTCTTATACGCAACGGCTAATCAACTTTACTGGACGCCAAACAGTAATTGGGATGATGCTGGTAACGGGGTTATGGATGCAGCCTGTGACTTAGGCTATAGCGTTGATGATGTTCTGGCTTCGTTAACGGCCGTAGGTATCGTTGCAGATGTGAAAGATGACAGCGAATGTAGTGTTACGCCACCACCTGCTATTGAAATTGATAGAGTAGAATCAAATATATCGACGAGCTTGTTTAGGCCCGCTCATTTTAAACAAGAATTAGATGAAGGCTACACGCGTCTTACCGTGACATTGGCTGGTGGAACGGGTAATGCCGATCTTTATGTAAAACATGGAGACAAGTCATTGTTTTCTAAATCGGATTGCATTTCCAAAACACCTAGTAATATTGAAACCTGCGTAATTGATAATCCAAAAGCTGGTATTTGGAAGATTGATATTCGCAGTTATGGTTCAACGTCGGATGTGATCCTTAATATTCAGGCTAAATAA
- a CDS encoding M14 family metallocarboxypeptidase: protein MDHEQAYKIGTPSQKWTAEDKAAWLAKQTVVRTYQQEVLAKLAPLKKDFDVEQYGALSYDPARFPLFVVKTRHWDNAKPTILVTGGVHGYETSGVQGAIRFIETQALNYSAQFNIVIAPCVSPWGYETINRWNPNAIDPNRSFVENSPAEESAALMQCISTLDVQITAHIDLHETTDTDNSEFRPALAARDAVVHDNWSIPDGFYLVGDTLNPNTEFQTHIINAVSKVTHVAPADDSGRIIGEKLAQFGVINYATKALGLCSGFSDCTYGTTTEVYPDSPLVDDENCIQAQVIAITSGLDYLLQTEK, encoded by the coding sequence ATGGATCATGAACAAGCATATAAAATCGGTACGCCTAGTCAAAAATGGACCGCTGAAGATAAAGCTGCATGGTTGGCGAAACAAACCGTGGTACGGACTTACCAGCAAGAGGTACTTGCTAAATTAGCACCACTAAAGAAAGATTTTGATGTTGAACAGTATGGTGCACTGTCTTATGACCCGGCTCGTTTTCCGTTATTTGTGGTTAAAACACGTCATTGGGATAATGCTAAACCAACCATTCTTGTTACGGGTGGTGTCCATGGTTACGAAACTAGTGGTGTGCAAGGTGCTATTCGTTTCATTGAAACACAAGCGCTAAATTATAGCGCGCAGTTTAATATTGTGATTGCACCTTGTGTTAGTCCTTGGGGTTATGAAACCATTAATCGCTGGAATCCAAACGCCATTGATCCAAACCGTTCTTTTGTTGAAAATAGTCCAGCCGAAGAGTCTGCCGCATTAATGCAATGTATTTCGACTCTTGATGTTCAGATCACTGCACATATCGATTTGCATGAAACGACGGATACAGATAACAGCGAGTTTAGACCTGCATTGGCTGCGCGTGATGCTGTTGTTCATGATAATTGGAGTATTCCCGACGGATTTTATTTAGTGGGTGATACGCTTAACCCGAATACTGAATTTCAAACGCATATTATTAATGCCGTTAGTAAGGTTACCCATGTTGCACCTGCCGATGATAGCGGTCGTATTATTGGTGAAAAACTGGCTCAGTTTGGTGTCATTAATTATGCCACTAAGGCGTTAGGTTTATGTTCAGGGTTTAGTGATTGTACTTATGGGACAACAACGGAAGTATACCCAGATAGCCCATTAGTCGATGATGAGAACTGTATTCAAGCACAGGTTATTGCTATTACCAGTGGTCTTGATTATTTACTTCAAACGGAAAAATAG
- a CDS encoding bifunctional diaminohydroxyphosphoribosylaminopyrimidine deaminase/5-amino-6-(5-phosphoribosylamino)uracil reductase RibD: MDLLNDEKFMLRALELSKLALPHCRPNPPVGCVLVKNNRIVSEGFTQAPGQHHAEAQAIAQYENSLEEVTAYVTLEPCSFVGRTPSCAHSLVGRNIKRVVVAVVDPDPRNSGKGITVLSDAGTEVEVGVCQREVSEFITPYLLK; encoded by the coding sequence TTGGATTTATTGAATGATGAAAAGTTTATGCTTCGTGCATTAGAACTTTCAAAATTAGCGTTACCACATTGTCGACCTAACCCACCTGTTGGTTGTGTGTTAGTTAAAAATAATCGAATTGTTAGCGAGGGTTTTACTCAAGCGCCTGGTCAACATCATGCCGAGGCACAAGCTATCGCCCAATATGAAAATTCGCTGGAAGAGGTAACTGCTTATGTTACTTTAGAGCCTTGTTCGTTTGTAGGTCGTACACCATCCTGTGCTCATTCGCTTGTTGGTCGTAATATAAAACGTGTGGTTGTAGCCGTTGTTGACCCTGACCCGCGTAACAGTGGTAAGGGCATTACAGTGTTAAGTGATGCCGGAACCGAGGTTGAAGTAGGTGTCTGCCAGCGTGAAGTGAGCGAGTTTATCACGCCTTATTTATTGAAGTAG
- a CDS encoding cytochrome c, giving the protein MQVSQQINKFIAALSITLGLASMSVQASEKMSVEQGIQDVEQRQNAFSEIDEQQEQIEDLLDDNNNNWQQLITLSTALNANSSSLQHLFVAGSQPGSKAKDKVWNDNDKFKAALTKMDNSFIKMDRAIKQQDKYAAKDALKEANKTCRNCHRQYRSRW; this is encoded by the coding sequence ATGCAGGTATCCCAACAAATAAACAAATTCATCGCAGCGCTATCTATTACATTAGGTTTGGCAAGTATGTCAGTGCAAGCATCTGAAAAGATGTCAGTAGAACAAGGTATACAAGACGTAGAGCAACGCCAAAATGCTTTCTCAGAAATTGATGAACAACAAGAACAAATAGAAGACCTGCTTGATGATAATAACAACAACTGGCAACAGCTCATCACACTAAGTACAGCGCTAAACGCCAATTCATCCTCACTACAACATCTGTTTGTTGCAGGCAGTCAACCTGGCAGTAAAGCTAAGGACAAAGTTTGGAATGATAATGATAAATTTAAAGCCGCATTAACAAAAATGGATAATAGCTTTATAAAAATGGATAGAGCAATCAAACAGCAAGATAAGTACGCAGCTAAAGATGCACTAAAAGAAGCAAACAAGACTTGCCGTAACTGTCACCGCCAATACCGTTCACGCTGGTAA
- a CDS encoding cytochrome b/b6 domain-containing protein, translating into MKIWDLPTRLYHWLQAVLFMALIITGYNGEGPHIQLGLGLFTLIMWRVIWGAIGSETSRFKQFVRSPKAILHYFSGQEKESVGHNPAGGWMVISLLLCLLLQCISGLVLAGFADNLPLAELWLTDWLFDVFSFIHNLLFYILPLLIFIHVGAIIGYKLCDKPLVLAMVTGYQAKCVALSVRFESNLKALLVLIVAVLVTIAIVALS; encoded by the coding sequence ATGAAGATTTGGGATTTGCCAACACGTTTATATCATTGGCTACAAGCTGTATTATTTATGGCGCTTATTATTACTGGCTATAATGGCGAAGGGCCACACATTCAGTTAGGTTTAGGGCTATTTACGTTAATTATGTGGCGAGTTATATGGGGTGCGATTGGCAGTGAGACGAGCCGTTTTAAACAGTTTGTTCGATCACCAAAAGCAATATTGCATTATTTCAGTGGGCAGGAAAAGGAGAGTGTTGGCCATAATCCTGCTGGAGGTTGGATGGTGATAAGCCTGCTACTTTGTTTATTATTACAATGTATTTCAGGTTTAGTGCTCGCTGGGTTTGCTGATAACTTACCATTGGCAGAATTGTGGCTAACGGATTGGTTATTTGATGTTTTTTCGTTTATTCATAACTTATTGTTCTATATTTTACCGCTATTAATATTTATTCATGTCGGTGCTATTATTGGTTATAAATTATGTGATAAGCCATTAGTATTAGCGATGGTTACTGGATATCAAGCTAAATGTGTTGCTTTATCTGTGCGCTTTGAATCAAATTTAAAAGCCTTGTTGGTGCTTATTGTTGCGGTATTAGTTACCATAGCAATAGTTGCGCTTTCTTAA
- a CDS encoding MarR family winged helix-turn-helix transcriptional regulator, translating to MEHKFDRQKSFGWLLNVVANKASKDFDTELKKRGLSLALWPTLMCLWEEEGVTQRDIALKSKVESSTTTRTLDKLVALGLVERRDDPNSRRSFRIYLTEAGKALKTDLVPIPVAINADLVRSLEGEEQQEIVRLLQKIVADI from the coding sequence ATGGAACATAAATTTGATCGTCAAAAAAGCTTTGGCTGGTTGCTTAATGTTGTTGCTAACAAAGCATCAAAAGACTTTGATACAGAATTAAAGAAACGAGGATTATCATTAGCACTATGGCCGACTTTAATGTGCTTATGGGAAGAGGAAGGGGTAACACAACGTGACATCGCTTTGAAATCAAAAGTTGAGAGTTCAACGACAACACGTACATTGGATAAATTAGTCGCTTTAGGACTTGTTGAGCGTCGAGATGATCCAAATAGTCGCCGCTCTTTCCGTATTTACTTGACTGAGGCTGGTAAGGCTTTAAAAACGGACTTAGTGCCAATACCAGTTGCGATCAATGCTGACTTAGTCCGTTCGTTAGAAGGTGAAGAACAGCAAGAGATCGTACGTTTATTACAAAAAATAGTGGCTGATATTTAA
- a CDS encoding CDP-alcohol phosphatidyltransferase family protein: MLDRYAIKIIRWPINTTAKLVHKTGIKADQVTLFGFMLGLMSFPALALQEYNIALVFILSNRILDAVDGAVARIQGITDSGGFLDITLDFLFYSLVPFGFVVAEPNANAVAGAFLIFAFIGTGSSFLAFAIMASKQKIENPVYKHKSLYYMGGLTEGTETVLCFILLCLFPFYFANIAYTFATLCWLTTVSRIWAGYQTLK; the protein is encoded by the coding sequence ATGCTTGACCGTTACGCTATAAAGATTATCCGTTGGCCAATTAACACAACAGCTAAACTCGTACATAAGACAGGAATAAAGGCCGATCAGGTTACCCTATTTGGCTTTATGCTTGGGTTAATGAGTTTTCCAGCATTAGCGCTACAAGAATACAATATTGCCTTGGTGTTCATACTTTCAAATCGAATATTGGATGCTGTAGATGGGGCTGTTGCTCGGATACAAGGTATTACTGATAGTGGTGGTTTCTTAGATATCACCTTGGACTTTTTGTTTTATTCACTCGTACCGTTTGGATTTGTTGTTGCCGAACCAAACGCCAACGCTGTCGCAGGTGCATTTTTAATCTTCGCTTTTATTGGCACAGGTTCAAGTTTTTTAGCCTTTGCGATCATGGCCAGCAAACAGAAAATTGAGAACCCGGTTTATAAACACAAATCGCTGTATTACATGGGGGGGTTAACGGAAGGAACAGAAACCGTTCTTTGCTTCATATTGTTGTGCCTGTTCCCGTTTTACTTTGCCAACATAGCATACACTTTTGCGACATTATGTTGGCTCACAACAGTTTCACGTATTTGGGCTGGTTATCAAACTCTAAAGTAG
- a CDS encoding ATP-binding cassette domain-containing protein: MSLSVNNLTILDNHNHPLFTPVSFTVAQGEVLTLMGPSGCGKSSLLNVIAGHTSADFSYQGECYYQQQLLNNLPAEKRNIGMLFQDDLLFPHLNIWENLAIALPNKVKKAQRKLKALETLTQLNLLTLADKTPMQISGGQRARISMMRMLLTEPAVVLLDEPFSKLDKSLRSEFRNWVFTQTIDRQLPVLMVTHDADDVPSGSKCLHWPWNKENENA; encoded by the coding sequence ATGTCTCTGTCAGTCAACAATCTAACCATCCTTGATAACCATAATCATCCCTTATTCACACCGGTATCTTTTACTGTTGCGCAAGGAGAGGTTCTCACATTAATGGGTCCGAGTGGCTGTGGTAAGTCCAGCTTATTAAATGTGATTGCAGGGCATACATCAGCTGACTTTAGCTATCAGGGTGAGTGCTATTATCAGCAACAATTATTAAATAACTTGCCCGCAGAAAAACGAAACATCGGTATGTTATTTCAAGATGACTTGTTATTTCCGCATCTGAACATTTGGGAAAATCTCGCTATCGCATTACCAAATAAAGTGAAAAAGGCACAGCGAAAACTAAAAGCCCTTGAAACGCTAACGCAGCTAAACTTATTAACGCTAGCCGACAAAACACCTATGCAAATATCAGGTGGTCAACGCGCACGTATTAGTATGATGCGCATGTTACTTACTGAACCTGCCGTTGTATTACTCGACGAACCATTCAGTAAGTTAGATAAATCATTACGCAGTGAATTTAGAAACTGGGTATTTACCCAAACCATCGACAGACAACTGCCCGTATTAATGGTGACGCACGACGCTGACGATGTCCCTAGCGGAAGTAAATGCCTACACTGGCCATGGAACAAGGAAAACGAGAATGCTTGA
- a CDS encoding ABC transporter permease, with translation MNTLLKYEKKQSVTSITFKIMVLLTIVIIFSPLLPGLIGLIFAAFGYIPAIDQYTLSLDGFNELLAWPGLHQSIVLTLFVSISSTLLAAFFCFAILQSCWHSRWWKQIETLLAPIMALPHVAFAVGFAFLFTPSGFIARLFGEQINWQLIHDQYGFGLIAALTLKEIPFLLFMSIPLLKQLNISATLITAQSLGYNNAQAWQKIILPQWLPKIRFSLFAVMAYSISVVDVALIIGPTQPPTLSVLVWQWLNDADLATLPKASAGALVLLLMCLATLLSIRSAEWFITLKCRTWLSNGRFSLPIGGKSIITITYLITLVTLPILLLWSFAQRWRFPDITPSRWSLRFWQQEWDYLLDVIANSIMIALVSATIALVFAIIVHEHSIKAEANKKFLKVPRLLIAIPMLAPQLSLLFGIQVATLYLANQYYYLWVTWAHIFFVFPYVFLALDGPWRSYDQRLDKVALSLGMSPFKVWWKIKRPLLLPAIWIAWAVGISVSLTQYLPTLMLGAGRISTLTTEAVALSSGQDRRISAIYALLQSLAPFIFYIIAIIASRKTGSLEQQTSTSTSTSTSTSRISTSNVSVSQQSNHP, from the coding sequence TTGAACACTTTATTAAAATATGAAAAAAAGCAGTCGGTAACATCTATCACTTTTAAAATTATGGTGTTACTGACTATAGTTATCATTTTTTCACCTTTGTTACCCGGGCTTATTGGATTAATTTTCGCCGCGTTTGGCTATATCCCCGCGATAGATCAATATACATTATCACTTGATGGTTTTAATGAGTTACTCGCTTGGCCGGGTTTGCATCAGTCTATAGTGCTAACTTTATTCGTGAGTATTTCGAGCACGTTATTAGCTGCTTTTTTTTGCTTTGCTATTTTACAATCCTGTTGGCATAGCCGATGGTGGAAACAAATAGAAACCCTACTAGCCCCTATCATGGCACTGCCACACGTCGCTTTTGCCGTTGGTTTTGCATTCCTATTTACACCGAGCGGGTTTATCGCGCGTCTTTTTGGCGAACAAATTAACTGGCAATTGATTCATGACCAATATGGTTTTGGCTTGATTGCCGCTCTGACGCTCAAAGAGATCCCATTTTTGCTGTTTATGAGTATTCCTTTACTCAAACAATTGAACATTAGCGCCACCCTTATCACGGCACAAAGTCTGGGCTATAACAATGCACAAGCATGGCAAAAGATTATCTTGCCACAATGGTTACCCAAGATCCGTTTCTCGCTATTTGCAGTGATGGCCTATAGTATTTCGGTCGTTGATGTGGCGCTAATTATCGGCCCGACTCAACCGCCCACATTATCCGTACTGGTGTGGCAATGGTTAAATGATGCCGATCTTGCGACACTACCAAAAGCCTCTGCTGGAGCCTTAGTATTACTGCTTATGTGTTTAGCCACCCTGCTTAGTATCCGTAGTGCAGAATGGTTCATCACCCTAAAATGCAGAACTTGGCTGTCAAATGGTCGATTTTCTCTGCCTATTGGTGGTAAAAGTATTATCACTATCACGTATTTAATCACCCTTGTAACCTTACCTATTTTACTGCTGTGGTCGTTTGCACAACGCTGGCGGTTCCCAGATATAACGCCATCGCGTTGGTCACTGCGATTTTGGCAACAAGAATGGGATTATTTGCTAGATGTCATCGCCAATAGCATCATGATCGCGTTAGTTAGTGCTACGATAGCCTTAGTTTTTGCGATTATCGTGCACGAACACAGCATTAAAGCAGAGGCGAACAAGAAATTTTTAAAAGTACCACGATTACTCATCGCTATTCCGATGCTGGCACCACAATTATCGCTGCTGTTTGGCATCCAAGTCGCCACCTTATACCTCGCGAATCAGTATTATTATTTATGGGTCACTTGGGCGCACATCTTCTTTGTTTTCCCTTATGTTTTTCTTGCACTTGATGGCCCTTGGCGCAGTTATGATCAACGCTTAGATAAAGTAGCATTAAGTTTGGGCATGTCCCCTTTCAAGGTCTGGTGGAAGATTAAACGGCCATTATTATTGCCTGCGATCTGGATAGCTTGGGCTGTCGGGATCAGTGTTAGCCTTACACAATATTTACCGACCTTAATGTTAGGTGCAGGGCGCATATCAACTTTAACCACAGAAGCGGTAGCATTATCTAGCGGACAAGATCGCCGCATCAGTGCCATTTATGCATTATTACAATCGCTTGCCCCTTTTATATTTTATATCATCGCTATTATTGCTAGCCGTAAAACGGGTTCGCTAGAACAGCAAACATCAACATCAACATCAACATCAACATCAACCAGTAGGATATCGACATCGAATGTCTCTGTCAGTCAACAATCTAACCATCCTTGA
- a CDS encoding ABC transporter substrate-binding protein → MRKLLIGFGLLLVSAFSQAADLNWQTVEQKAKGQTVYFYAWGGSPEINNYLRWADKRLNSEYGVRLKHVKVGDIAEAITRLAAEKTAKKNSNGSVDMVWVNGENFKSMKRYDLITDSFATQLPNWHYVDKTLPVDSDFSEPTLGLEAPWGVGQLVFIYDTETLKSPPTSFNELLAYAIKHPNKVSYPKPPSFHGTSFLKAALLELASDNTPLYKQADSKTFTVISAPLWDYLDKLHAVAWHQGKQFPASAAETIRLLDDGELDIALSFNPNEATTSQQSGKLSETTVAYAMEAGALSNIHFLSIPWNANAKEGALVAINFLLSPEAQSRKGDLAIWGDPTVLSPQYITGSAQKTKLFKSIPEPHPSWQAALEAEWQKRYGH, encoded by the coding sequence ATGCGTAAATTACTCATCGGTTTTGGCTTATTGTTAGTCAGTGCTTTTAGCCAAGCGGCAGACCTTAACTGGCAAACGGTTGAACAAAAAGCAAAAGGACAGACAGTCTATTTTTACGCATGGGGCGGCAGTCCAGAAATAAATAACTATTTACGTTGGGCTGATAAGCGCTTAAACAGTGAATACGGCGTACGGCTAAAACACGTAAAAGTTGGCGATATTGCAGAGGCTATAACCCGTTTAGCGGCAGAAAAAACAGCTAAAAAGAACAGTAATGGCAGTGTTGATATGGTTTGGGTTAACGGTGAAAACTTCAAATCAATGAAACGCTACGACCTCATTACCGATTCATTCGCAACGCAATTACCCAACTGGCACTATGTTGATAAAACCTTACCTGTTGATAGTGATTTTTCTGAACCAACGTTAGGCTTAGAAGCTCCTTGGGGCGTAGGTCAACTGGTGTTTATTTACGATACTGAAACCCTGAAAAGCCCACCGACAAGCTTTAACGAACTACTTGCTTACGCAATTAAACATCCAAATAAAGTGAGCTATCCCAAACCACCCTCTTTTCACGGCACCAGCTTCTTAAAAGCCGCATTATTAGAATTAGCGAGTGACAATACGCCCTTATACAAACAGGCAGATAGTAAGACGTTTACGGTAATATCAGCACCGTTATGGGATTATCTCGACAAACTTCATGCTGTAGCTTGGCATCAAGGTAAACAATTTCCAGCCAGTGCTGCCGAAACGATTCGACTGTTAGATGATGGTGAACTTGATATTGCCCTTTCATTTAACCCTAACGAAGCAACAACATCACAACAAAGCGGCAAGCTCAGTGAAACCACGGTTGCTTATGCGATGGAAGCAGGGGCATTATCTAACATTCACTTTTTATCTATCCCTTGGAATGCCAATGCAAAAGAAGGCGCATTAGTTGCGATTAACTTCTTGTTAAGCCCGGAAGCACAATCACGTAAAGGTGATTTAGCCATTTGGGGTGATCCGACTGTATTATCACCACAATACATCACAGGATCAGCGCAAAAAACTAAATTGTTTAAATCAATTCCAGAACCACACCCAAGTTGGCAAGCTGCGCTTGAAGCTGAATGGCAAAAACGCTACGGACATTAA